Proteins encoded within one genomic window of Thermococcus celer Vu 13 = JCM 8558:
- a CDS encoding DUF3267 domain-containing protein, which yields MNPEEFPHPFTLERYEWEIVSLAFLLFMLSALILKPLGLEITFTSSSDLLRYLIAPLIFVVAVHEGLHAGVARLLGGKVEFGLSVFGKINLAPYVAVRTPLRKVEWVYVIIEPVLLSVVAYILAFALHSPWWGLVFLFNTSGMAGDLLILTLLPGMPEDALLVDEGTTMRSTQEFPELPRRVSTAINVLALILLLYLLLNFRIAVEVER from the coding sequence GTGAACCCCGAGGAGTTCCCTCACCCCTTCACCCTGGAGAGGTACGAATGGGAGATAGTCTCCCTTGCCTTCCTCCTGTTTATGCTGTCCGCCTTAATCCTGAAGCCGCTGGGTCTTGAGATTACCTTTACCTCTTCCTCCGATCTTTTGCGCTACCTGATTGCCCCGTTGATTTTTGTCGTCGCGGTTCACGAGGGACTCCACGCGGGTGTTGCGAGGCTCCTCGGCGGGAAGGTTGAGTTCGGGCTCTCCGTGTTCGGGAAGATAAACCTGGCCCCCTACGTTGCCGTGAGAACCCCGTTACGAAAGGTGGAGTGGGTTTACGTTATCATCGAGCCGGTTTTGCTCTCCGTTGTTGCGTACATCCTCGCATTCGCCCTCCACAGCCCCTGGTGGGGCCTCGTCTTCCTCTTCAACACCTCTGGTATGGCGGGAGACCTGCTCATTCTTACGTTGCTCCCCGGGATGCCGGAAGATGCCCTGCTCGTGGACGAGGGCACCACCATGAGGTCCACCCAAGAGTTTCCGGAGCTCCCGCGGAGGGTTTCAACGGCCATCAACGTTCTGGCTTTGATTTTGTTGCTGTATTTGCTTTTGAACTTCAGGATTGCGGTTGAGGTTGAGCGCTGA